One Panicum virgatum strain AP13 chromosome 3N, P.virgatum_v5, whole genome shotgun sequence DNA segment encodes these proteins:
- the LOC120667748 gene encoding subtilisin-like protease 3 — protein sequence MTTRTPAFLGLEPGRGVWNATSYGEGAIIGFLDTGIDEKHPSFRDEGMPPPPARWKGACQPPVRCNNKLIGAASFVGDNTTADNVGHGTHTTGTAAGRFVEGASAFDLGAGGGTAAGMAPGAHLAVYKVCDAQGCFESDLLAGMDAAVKDGVDVLSVSLGGVSTPLDKDPIAIGAFAAASKGVLVVCAGGNSGPLPSTLSNEAPWILTVAAGSVDRSFRATVRLGDGEMFQGESLTQDKHFSSMVYPLYYSQGMNYCDFFDANITGMMVVCDTETPVPPMSSIEAVWEAGGVGVVFVNEPDFGYTIVLEKYYNLPMSQVTAVDGTKIMGYAMKGSSKTNHTATIVFNSTVVGVRPAPIVAAFSSRGPSVASPGVLKPDIMAPGLNILAAWPSLVPVEGPESYSFNIISGTSMATPHVTGIVALVKKAHPDWSAAAIKSAIMTTSSAVDNEGSRIMDEEHQTASSYAVGAGHVVPAKAVDPGLVYDIGVRDYAGYICELLGEAALKAIAGGSANLTCTEVEPVAAAQLNYPAIVVPLRAEPFAVNRMVTNVGPARSSYTAKVDAPEGLAVKVEPAELEFTEVKERKTFTVTVSAAAGTSDRASDEQRIAEGSLSWVSQDHVVRSPIVADSGITLTS from the coding sequence ATGACCACGCGCACGCCGGCGTTCCTGGGGCTGGAGCCCGGCCGCGGCGTCTGGAACGCGACCAGCTACGGCGAGGGCGCCATCATCGGGTTCCTGGACACCGGGATCGACGAGAAGCACCCGTCGTTCCGCGACGAgggcatgccgccgccgccggccaggtgGAAGGGCGCCTGCCAGCCTCCCGTGCGGTGCAACAACAAGCTCATCGGCGCCGCGTCGTTCGTCGGGGACAACACCACCGCCGACAACGTCGGGCACGGGACGCACACGACGggcacggcggccggccggtTCGTGGAGGGAGCCTCGGCCTTCgacctcggcgccggcggcggcaccgcggcCGGGATGGCGCCCGGCGCGCACCTGGCCGTGTACAAGGTCTGCGACGCCCAGGGGTGCTTCGAGTCCGACCTGCTGGCCGGGATGGACGCCGCCGTGAAGGACGGGGTCGACGTCCTCTCGGTGTCCCTGGGCGGCGTGTCCACGCCGCTGGACAAGGACCCCATCGCCATCGGCGCGTTCGCGGCGGCGTCCAAGGGCGTCCTCGTGGTGTGCGCCGGCGGCAACAGCGGCCCGCTGCCCTCCACGCTGTCCAACGAGGCGCCGTGGATACTGACCGTGGCGGCCGGGTCGGTGGACCGGAGCTTCCGCGCCACCGTgcggctcggcgacggcgagatgTTCCAGGGCGAGTCGCTGACTCAGGACAAGCACTTCAGCTCCATGGTGTACCCTCTCTACTACTCGCAGGGCATGAACTACTGCGACTTCTTCGACGCCAACATCACCGGCATGATGGTCGTGTGCGACACCGAGACGCCGGTGCCGCCGATGAGCTCGATCGAAGCTGTAtgggaggccggcggcgtcggcgtcgtgtTCGTCAACGAGCCCGATTTCGGATACACCATCGTCCTGGAGAAGTACTACAACCTCCCCATGTCGCAGGTGACCGCGGTCGATGGCACCAAGATCATGGGCTACGCCATGAAGGGCTCGTCCAAGACCAACCATACGGCGACGATCGTGTTCAACAGCACGGTGGTCGGCGTGAGGCCGGCGCCGATCGTGGCGGCCTTCTCGTCGCGCGGCCCCAGCGTTGCCAGCCCCGGCGTGCTCAAGCCCGACATCATGGCGCCCGGGCTCAACATCCTGGCGGCGTGGCCGTCGCTGGTGCCCGTCGAGGGGCCCGAGTCCTACAGCTTCAACATCATCTCCGGCACATCCATGGCGACGCCGCACGTCACCGGCATTGTGGCGCTCGTCAAGAAGGCTCACCCGGACTGGTCCGCCGCCGCGATCAAGTCCGCCATTATGACGACGTCCAGCGCCGTCGACAACGAGGGCAGCCGGATCATGGACGAGGAGCACCAGACGGCGAGCTCCTacgccgtcggcgccggccACGTGGTCCCGGCGAAGGCCGTCGACCCCGGCCTGGTGTACGACATCGGCGTGCGCGACTACGCCGGGTACATCTGCGAGCTcctcggcgaggcggcgctgAAAGCCATTGCCGGAGGGAGCGCCAACTTGACGTGCACGGAGGTCGAGCCCGTCGCCGCGGCGCAGCTCAACTACCCGGCGATAGTGGTGCCGCTGCGCGCCGAGCCGTTCGCGGTGAACCGGATGGTGACGAACGTCgggccggcgaggtcgagctACACCGCGAAGGTCGACGCGCCGGAAGGGCTGGCCGTGAAAGTGGAGCCGGCGGAGCTGGAGTTCACGGAggtgaaggagaggaagacgTTCACGGTCAcagtgagcgccgccgccggaaccaGCGACAGGGCCAGCGACGAGCAGAGGATCGCCGAGGGGAGCCTGAGCTGGGTGTCGCAGGATCACGTCGTGAGGAGCCCCATCGTGGCCGACTCCGGCATCACCCTCACGAGTTGA